The Aminithiophilus ramosus genome contains a region encoding:
- a CDS encoding translation factor GTPase family protein, producing the protein MAGDVLGDPSAVPRPARLLEPLFRVRVVPGEADRLPELIEALRILDEEDPFLHFGFDAERGELHIRIAGLMQTQILESLLRRRFGLAVSFEQPSTLYRETPLKVAEGHVEYTLPKPCWAVMTFRVEPAERGSGLSFVSEVSGDAIHVKYQREVERALPAALEQGLWGWKVTDLKVTLVDGEDHEIHSRPSDFLIATAMGVMDALDRSGTRLLEPLLSFSLSAPEEIGSRILGDLVRMRAQFESPLISGGQFQVTGTVPAADSMEYPVLLGTRSGGRARMTTRFAGYRECAEDFRAETPRRGIDPRDRSKYILAARKALS; encoded by the coding sequence ATGGCAGGCGATGTTCTGGGAGATCCCTCGGCCGTTCCACGCCCCGCCAGGCTTCTGGAGCCGCTTTTCCGCGTCCGCGTCGTCCCCGGCGAGGCCGACCGCCTCCCCGAACTCATTGAGGCCCTGCGCATCCTCGACGAGGAAGACCCCTTCCTCCACTTCGGCTTCGACGCCGAGAGAGGGGAACTCCACATCCGCATCGCCGGTCTCATGCAGACGCAGATACTCGAAAGCCTTCTCCGGCGTCGCTTCGGCCTGGCCGTCTCCTTCGAGCAGCCGTCGACCCTCTACAGAGAGACGCCGCTGAAGGTCGCCGAGGGCCACGTGGAGTACACCCTTCCCAAACCCTGCTGGGCCGTCATGACCTTTCGCGTCGAGCCCGCCGAGAGGGGATCGGGCCTCTCCTTCGTCTCCGAGGTGAGCGGCGACGCCATCCACGTCAAGTATCAGCGCGAGGTGGAGCGGGCCCTTCCTGCCGCCCTCGAACAGGGGCTCTGGGGCTGGAAGGTGACGGACCTGAAGGTCACCCTCGTCGACGGCGAGGATCACGAGATCCATTCCCGCCCCTCCGATTTCCTCATCGCCACGGCCATGGGCGTCATGGACGCCCTGGACAGGAGCGGGACGAGGCTGCTCGAGCCTCTTCTTTCTTTTTCCCTCTCCGCTCCCGAGGAGATCGGCAGCCGGATCCTGGGCGACCTCGTGCGGATGAGGGCCCAGTTCGAGAGTCCCCTCATCTCCGGCGGCCAGTTCCAGGTGACAGGAACGGTGCCCGCCGCCGATTCCATGGAGTATCCCGTCCTGCTGGGGACCCGATCCGGCGGCAGGGCCCGCATGACGACCCGCTTCGCGGGCTATCGCGAGTGCGCCGAGGATTTCCGGGCCGAGACGCCTCGCCGGGGGATCGATCCCCGGGACCGCTCGAAATACATCCTGGCCGCGAGAAAGGCCCTCTCCTGA
- a CDS encoding DUF4194 domain-containing protein, which translates to MMDYSGIDPVSLSQELSSVVIPLLKGVLYQEENPRSWASLLNLQARVQDYVAVLGLELILDEAEGYAFLRSRRDDEESPDDIPRLVSRRQLSYPVSLLLALLRKKLAESDAGGDRRLILSRDEVVELIRIFLPAGTNEAKLVDRVDATLNKIAELGFVRRLRGQGQMIEVRRIIKAFVDAQWLADFDERLEEYRRQLAGPLVDDDE; encoded by the coding sequence ATGATGGATTACAGCGGCATCGATCCCGTCTCCTTGTCCCAGGAACTTTCATCGGTGGTGATTCCCCTGCTCAAGGGGGTCTTGTACCAGGAGGAAAATCCCCGATCGTGGGCCTCCCTCCTCAACCTGCAGGCTCGCGTTCAGGATTACGTCGCCGTGCTGGGTCTTGAGCTCATTCTCGATGAGGCGGAGGGGTATGCCTTTCTGCGTTCCCGCCGCGATGACGAGGAGAGCCCCGATGATATCCCCCGGCTCGTCTCCCGACGGCAGCTTTCCTACCCCGTCAGCCTCCTTCTCGCCCTTTTGCGCAAGAAGTTGGCCGAATCCGACGCCGGCGGCGACAGGCGCCTGATCCTGTCTCGTGACGAGGTAGTGGAATTGATCCGGATCTTCCTTCCTGCCGGCACCAACGAGGCGAAGCTCGTCGATCGGGTCGATGCCACATTGAACAAGATCGCCGAGCTGGGTTTCGTTCGCCGCCTGAGGGGGCAGGGACAGATGATTGAAGTCCGGCGGATCATCAAGGCCTTTGTCGATGCCCAGTGGCTGGCCGACTTCGATGAGCGGCTGGAGGAGTACCGAAGGCAGCTGGCGGGGCCATTGGTGGACGACGATGAGTGA
- the rsgA gene encoding ribosome small subunit-dependent GTPase A, with protein MNTINMKNLGLSGSLLDEARSFRDLYVGRVLSQSKDLYRVVTERGEVAAEVSGKFRFDAVTPSDYPAVGDFVMVDRDDDEGGNAVIHRLLRRKSLFVRRAAGTAKEEQVVAANVDTVFVCMALGGDYNLRRVERYLGLAWSSGAVPVVVLTKADLCRDLSERLSRLEAVAPGVAVVVTSSLTDDGWQALRSYLGPGRTVAFIGSSGVGKSTLINRLVGRDLLATGEVRDGDGRGRHTTTRRELVVLAGGGVVIDTPGMRELALERADLVRTFADIDDLATQCRFRDCTHKGEPGCAVARAVADGLLDPGRLAGYRKLCKEALYEGLHSRQVEAEKMAMMFGTKGAMKEARRSAREKNRRRQGY; from the coding sequence GTGAATACGATAAATATGAAAAACCTCGGTCTCAGCGGGAGCCTTCTCGACGAGGCCCGTTCCTTTCGTGACCTTTATGTGGGGCGCGTTCTCTCCCAGTCGAAAGACCTCTATCGGGTCGTCACGGAGAGAGGCGAGGTCGCGGCGGAGGTCTCGGGCAAATTCCGCTTCGACGCCGTGACCCCTTCCGACTATCCGGCCGTGGGCGATTTCGTCATGGTCGACCGCGACGACGACGAGGGCGGAAACGCCGTCATCCACCGTCTTCTGAGGCGGAAGAGCCTTTTCGTCCGCAGGGCCGCCGGAACGGCCAAAGAGGAGCAGGTTGTGGCGGCCAACGTCGATACCGTCTTCGTCTGCATGGCCCTCGGCGGCGACTACAATCTCCGGCGCGTCGAGCGCTATCTCGGTCTGGCCTGGAGCAGCGGTGCCGTCCCCGTCGTCGTCCTCACCAAGGCCGATCTCTGCCGCGATCTGTCCGAGAGGCTGTCGCGGCTGGAGGCCGTCGCCCCCGGCGTCGCCGTCGTCGTCACGTCGAGCCTGACCGACGACGGGTGGCAGGCTCTCCGGAGCTATCTCGGTCCGGGGCGGACGGTGGCCTTCATCGGCTCGTCGGGCGTCGGCAAGTCGACGCTCATCAACCGCCTCGTCGGCCGCGACCTTCTGGCGACGGGTGAGGTCCGCGACGGAGACGGCAGGGGACGGCACACCACGACCCGCCGCGAGCTGGTCGTCCTCGCCGGAGGCGGCGTCGTCATTGACACGCCAGGAATGAGGGAGCTCGCCCTCGAAAGGGCCGACCTCGTCAGGACCTTCGCCGACATCGATGACCTGGCGACGCAATGCCGGTTCCGCGACTGCACCCACAAGGGGGAACCGGGCTGCGCCGTGGCCCGGGCCGTCGCCGACGGTCTGCTCGATCCCGGGCGTCTGGCCGGCTACCGCAAGCTCTGCAAGGAGGCCCTTTACGAGGGGCTCCATTCCCGGCAGGTCGAAGCGGAAAAGATGGCGATGATGTTCGGGACGAAGGGCGCCATGAAAGAGGCCCGCAGATCGGCCAGGGAAAAAAACAGAAGGCGCCAGGGCTACTGA
- a CDS encoding DUF3375 domain-containing protein encodes MTLDYATLELLRQNHPAWRLLCAHHAPLVASFLHRAFVVPRVRNLSQADLVEALEDELFLLREQMGAEAFPGTAQSYLSDWAENDKGWLRKFYPEGTDEPHYDLTPATEKAMGWLEGLTERSFVGTASRLLTLFDLLRQMSEGSETDPQVRIAELEKRRSDVDAEIGRIQAGDIPLLDDTALRDRFQQFLQMARELLADFREVEHNFRHLDRKVRERITLWEGSKGKLLEEIMGEREAIADSDQGKSFNAFWDFLMSPSRQEELSRLLEQVLSLPPIVAMEPDARLRRVHHDWLEAGEHTQRTVARLSEQLRRFLDDQAWLENRRIMDILHSVETHALALREDLPAGNFVSLDEPCATIELPLERPLYHPPLKVYISDRVLEEGEAEVDLAVLYSQVVVDRAELTRNIRFELQERSRVSLGEVISRHPLRHGLAELVAYLQVAADWPEAVVDDDVQEQVTWLSDGGILRCAALPRTVLSRRT; translated from the coding sequence ATGACTCTCGACTACGCCACATTGGAGCTGCTCCGCCAGAATCACCCGGCCTGGCGGTTGCTCTGTGCCCACCACGCGCCGCTGGTGGCCTCTTTTCTCCACCGAGCGTTCGTCGTGCCCCGTGTTCGGAATCTCTCCCAGGCCGATCTCGTCGAGGCGCTGGAAGACGAGCTCTTCCTCCTGAGGGAGCAGATGGGCGCCGAGGCCTTTCCCGGCACGGCCCAAAGCTACCTGAGCGACTGGGCCGAAAACGACAAGGGCTGGCTGCGGAAGTTTTATCCCGAAGGGACGGACGAACCGCACTATGATCTCACTCCGGCGACGGAGAAGGCGATGGGCTGGCTCGAAGGGCTGACGGAACGGTCCTTTGTCGGCACGGCATCGCGCCTCCTGACTCTGTTCGATCTGCTTCGGCAGATGAGCGAGGGGAGCGAGACTGACCCCCAGGTACGGATAGCCGAATTGGAGAAAAGGCGCAGCGACGTCGACGCCGAAATCGGACGCATTCAGGCCGGTGACATTCCCCTTCTCGATGACACGGCCCTGAGGGATCGTTTCCAGCAGTTCCTGCAGATGGCGCGGGAGTTGCTGGCGGATTTTCGCGAGGTGGAGCACAACTTCCGCCATCTCGACCGGAAGGTTCGTGAGCGCATCACTCTCTGGGAGGGCTCCAAGGGGAAGCTGCTTGAGGAGATCATGGGCGAGCGGGAGGCCATCGCCGACTCCGATCAGGGCAAAAGTTTCAATGCCTTCTGGGATTTCCTGATGTCCCCGTCCCGGCAGGAGGAGCTGAGCCGGCTGCTGGAACAGGTGCTCTCACTGCCGCCCATTGTCGCCATGGAGCCCGATGCCAGGCTCCGACGCGTGCACCACGACTGGCTTGAGGCGGGTGAGCATACCCAGCGGACGGTGGCCAGGCTGTCGGAGCAGCTCCGCCGTTTTCTCGACGATCAGGCCTGGCTGGAAAACCGCCGCATCATGGACATCCTCCACAGCGTTGAAACCCATGCTCTGGCCTTGCGGGAGGATTTGCCGGCAGGGAATTTCGTCTCCCTGGACGAACCTTGCGCAACGATTGAGCTCCCTCTGGAGAGGCCTCTTTACCACCCGCCTCTCAAGGTTTACATTTCCGATAGGGTTTTGGAAGAGGGCGAGGCCGAGGTGGATCTGGCGGTTCTTTACTCCCAAGTCGTCGTCGACCGGGCCGAGCTGACCCGGAATATCCGCTTTGAGCTTCAGGAGCGCAGCCGGGTCAGCCTTGGCGAGGTCATTTCCCGCCACCCTCTCCGCCACGGGCTGGCCGAGCTGGTCGCCTACCTCCAGGTGGCCGCCGATTGGCCTGAGGCGGTCGTCGACGATGACGTGCAGGAACAGGTGACCTGGCTTTCCGACGGAGGAATCCTTCGCTGCGCGGCCTTACCGCGCACGGTCTTGTCGAGGAGAACATGA
- a CDS encoding magnesium chelatase domain-containing protein produces the protein MASKSSSRHRSCKAKTASVATPLSRARSGPSRQVGGGEHPGLYRIEINEGPGSGVKILNKPVPPAFKESMGYAEQNLYARSMQLVGDKDPRHHEFTAQLRAFDASKSGAKLGMASLLALCTALLKKSVRGGLIIAGEVNLGGSIEPVHNAVTIAEIAVEKGASALLMPVACRRQLIDLSDDMATKIDIQFYSDARDALLKAMVE, from the coding sequence ATGGCGTCGAAAAGTTCGTCTCGACACCGGAGCTGCAAAGCGAAAACAGCATCGGTGGCGACCCCCTTGAGCCGGGCCAGGTCTGGACCATCTCGCCAGGTGGGGGGGGGGGAACACCCGGGACTCTACCGTATCGAGATCAACGAAGGCCCAGGTTCGGGCGTCAAGATCCTCAACAAACCCGTGCCGCCGGCCTTCAAGGAAAGCATGGGCTATGCCGAGCAGAACCTCTACGCCCGCTCTATGCAACTGGTCGGGGACAAAGACCCTCGTCACCACGAATTCACCGCCCAACTCCGAGCCTTCGACGCATCCAAGTCCGGCGCGAAACTCGGCATGGCATCCCTCCTTGCGCTCTGCACGGCTCTCTTGAAGAAGAGTGTCCGTGGCGGGCTCATCATCGCGGGAGAGGTCAATTTGGGCGGGTCTATCGAGCCCGTTCACAACGCCGTCACCATTGCCGAGATTGCCGTCGAAAAAGGCGCCTCGGCACTCTTGATGCCCGTCGCCTGCCGGCGTCAGCTTATTGATTTATCCGACGACATGGCGACCAAGATCGATATCCAATTCTATTCCGATGCCCGGGATGCCCTTCTGAAGGCGATGGTGGAGTGA